The following are encoded together in the Bradyrhizobium algeriense genome:
- a CDS encoding M1 family metallopeptidase — translation MKLKVTAPLARYCGAMIVMMIVVTGAVRAEPVFSFDATPGKLSKTVVPINYSIELRPDAESLTLPGVEVIDIEVREPTARLTLNAVNTTFASVTADDSLERADVALDAAAETATFTFAQPLAAGAHRLRIEFTARINKFDRGFFFVDYPTDSGVKRLLTSKLEPADARRIFPCWDEPAFKASFKLTVVIPRHLLAVGNMPITKEESLEANLKQVAFAATPKMSTYLFVLTVGELERITAEADGVTIGVVATTGKAAQGQFALDSAVKLLAWFNDYFGVKYPLPKLDLIAVPGGFGGAMENWGGITFFESRLLFDPATNPDSARRGIFSIIAHEMAHQWFGDLVTMAWWDNLWLNEGFATWMATKAAEQFYPQWQSWLNGYGAKQFAMGLDARRTSHPIQQPIANESEAMIAFDAITYNKGQALIRMLENYLGEAAFRDGIRAYMSAHAYGNTTTADLWRALERAGHKPVTDIAASFTEQDGVPLISAETACNGDAQRLTLRQGRFVIAPARAAALPPRNWQIPVAVGPVGTAQSADVVLLHGSTEVPAGSCGEATKVNLGDIGYYRVEYGPASMAALAKALPQMSPADRVNFLADGWAMVQAGRAEPSSYLGLVENIGVDDRRPVWDQIITAFSALNRLSRDRPERPALQRYISARLRTVFDRLGWDGSGSGDDDNTLLRGSLIWTLGELGDEAIIAEAKRRFAGFLSDPQSLPGALRDSVTHVVGITADRATYDTLLTLARKSTVTNERLRYYYAAAAARDPALAHATLALTLTDEVPGTILTGLIGSVASSGEQPDLAWDFLQKNYDALFAKQGPQFRDQFIANFMTNFSDERHAAELAAFAPVQATSGGRAMVGRAQEVIAISADLKARALPAVDAWIKARK, via the coding sequence GTGAAGCTTAAAGTGACGGCACCCTTGGCGCGCTATTGCGGCGCAATGATCGTGATGATGATCGTCGTAACAGGCGCGGTGCGAGCCGAGCCGGTTTTCTCGTTCGACGCCACGCCGGGCAAACTGTCGAAGACAGTCGTTCCGATCAACTATTCAATCGAGCTGAGACCTGACGCCGAGAGCCTCACGCTTCCCGGCGTCGAAGTGATCGACATCGAGGTGCGCGAACCGACAGCACGGCTGACGCTCAACGCCGTCAACACGACGTTTGCTTCCGTTACCGCCGACGATAGCCTCGAGCGCGCCGACGTCGCGCTCGATGCCGCGGCCGAGACGGCCACGTTCACTTTCGCGCAGCCGCTCGCAGCGGGCGCGCATCGGCTGCGGATCGAGTTTACGGCGCGGATCAACAAGTTCGATCGCGGTTTCTTCTTCGTCGACTATCCGACCGACAGCGGCGTGAAGCGGCTATTGACGAGCAAGCTCGAGCCGGCGGACGCGCGGCGGATATTTCCGTGCTGGGACGAGCCGGCGTTCAAGGCGAGCTTCAAGTTGACGGTCGTGATCCCGCGCCATTTGCTCGCCGTCGGCAACATGCCGATCACGAAAGAGGAGTCGCTGGAGGCGAACCTGAAGCAGGTCGCTTTCGCGGCTACGCCAAAAATGTCGACCTATCTGTTCGTGCTGACGGTAGGTGAACTGGAGCGCATCACGGCGGAAGCGGACGGCGTGACGATCGGCGTCGTCGCCACCACCGGCAAGGCTGCGCAAGGGCAGTTCGCGCTCGACAGTGCGGTGAAACTGCTCGCCTGGTTCAACGACTATTTCGGTGTCAAATATCCGCTGCCCAAGCTCGACCTGATCGCGGTGCCCGGCGGCTTTGGCGGCGCCATGGAGAACTGGGGCGGCATCACCTTCTTCGAGAGCCGGCTGCTGTTCGATCCCGCGACAAATCCGGACAGCGCGCGGCGCGGCATCTTTTCCATCATCGCGCATGAGATGGCGCATCAATGGTTCGGTGATCTCGTCACCATGGCGTGGTGGGACAATCTCTGGCTCAACGAGGGCTTTGCGACCTGGATGGCGACGAAGGCTGCGGAGCAGTTTTATCCGCAATGGCAAAGCTGGCTGAACGGCTACGGGGCGAAGCAGTTCGCCATGGGGCTCGACGCCCGGCGCACCTCGCACCCGATCCAGCAGCCGATCGCCAACGAGAGCGAGGCCATGATCGCGTTCGACGCCATTACCTACAACAAAGGGCAGGCGCTGATCCGCATGCTGGAAAATTACCTCGGCGAAGCGGCGTTCCGCGACGGCATCCGCGCCTACATGTCCGCGCATGCCTATGGCAACACCACCACGGCCGATCTCTGGCGGGCGCTGGAGCGCGCGGGCCACAAGCCGGTGACCGATATCGCTGCGTCCTTTACCGAACAGGATGGTGTGCCGCTGATATCAGCCGAAACCGCCTGCAACGGCGATGCGCAGCGGCTGACATTGCGGCAGGGCCGTTTCGTGATCGCGCCGGCGCGGGCGGCTGCCTTGCCGCCGCGCAACTGGCAAATACCGGTTGCGGTCGGGCCGGTGGGCACGGCGCAATCGGCCGATGTCGTGCTGCTGCACGGCTCGACCGAAGTCCCGGCCGGATCCTGTGGCGAGGCGACCAAGGTCAATCTCGGCGACATCGGTTACTACCGGGTCGAGTACGGGCCGGCGAGCATGGCCGCGCTGGCAAAGGCGCTGCCGCAGATGTCGCCGGCAGACCGCGTCAATTTCCTCGCCGACGGCTGGGCGATGGTGCAGGCCGGCCGCGCCGAGCCGTCATCCTATCTCGGCCTGGTCGAGAATATCGGCGTCGATGACCGCCGCCCGGTGTGGGATCAGATCATCACGGCATTCTCCGCGCTCAACCGTCTGTCGCGCGATCGGCCCGAGCGTCCGGCGCTGCAGCGTTACATCAGCGCCAGATTGCGCACCGTTTTCGACCGGCTCGGCTGGGACGGCAGCGGCTCGGGCGACGACGACAACACCCTGCTGCGCGGCAGCCTGATCTGGACACTCGGCGAACTCGGCGACGAAGCGATCATTGCGGAGGCGAAGCGGCGGTTCGCCGGATTCCTCAGCGATCCGCAATCGCTGCCGGGGGCCTTGCGCGATTCCGTTACCCATGTCGTCGGCATCACGGCGGATCGCGCGACCTACGACACGCTGCTGACGTTGGCGCGCAAGAGCACCGTCACCAATGAGCGACTGCGCTATTACTATGCGGCGGCCGCCGCGCGCGATCCGGCGCTGGCGCATGCGACACTGGCGCTGACACTGACCGACGAAGTGCCGGGCACGATTCTCACCGGCCTGATCGGTTCTGTCGCTTCCTCCGGGGAGCAGCCTGATCTGGCCTGGGATTTTCTGCAGAAGAACTACGATGCCTTGTTCGCAAAGCAGGGACCGCAATTCCGCGACCAGTTCATTGCGAACTTCATGACAAACTTCAGCGACGAGCGCCATGCCGCCGAACTCGCCGCCTTTGCGCCGGTGCAGGCGACGTCGGGCGGGCGGGCGATGGTGGGCCGGGCGCAGGAAGTGATCGCAATCTCTGCCGACCTCAAAGCCCGCGCGCTGCCGGCGGTCGATGCCTGGATCAAGGCGCGCAAATAA
- a CDS encoding dihydrodipicolinate synthase family protein: MADFHGVFPYLVSPIDASGQIRTAVLGRLCDDLIKAGVHGLTPLGSTGEFAYLDQAQRATVVQATIEAAKGRVPVIAGVASTSTADAVAQAKTHQKLGADGILAIMEAYFPVADAQVESYFRAIADAVDIPVVIYTNPQFQRSDLTLDVIARLATHPRIGYIKDASTNTARLLSIMNRCGDSIKVFSASAHIPAAVMLIGGLGWMAGPACIIPRQSVELYNLCKAARWDEAMALQRKLWRINEAFARFNLAACIKAGLDIQGYAVGDPVPPQAALTADQRKVVEAALRDLA; this comes from the coding sequence ATGGCTGATTTCCACGGTGTCTTTCCCTACCTGGTCTCGCCCATCGATGCGTCGGGCCAGATCCGCACGGCGGTGCTGGGCCGGCTCTGCGATGACCTTATCAAGGCGGGCGTGCATGGACTAACGCCGCTCGGTTCGACCGGCGAGTTCGCCTATCTCGATCAGGCGCAGCGCGCGACCGTCGTGCAAGCCACCATCGAAGCTGCAAAGGGGCGCGTGCCCGTGATCGCCGGCGTCGCCTCGACGTCGACAGCGGACGCGGTGGCGCAGGCAAAGACGCATCAAAAGCTTGGCGCCGACGGCATTCTCGCGATCATGGAGGCGTATTTCCCGGTCGCCGACGCGCAGGTCGAGTCTTACTTCCGCGCCATTGCCGACGCCGTCGACATTCCCGTCGTAATCTACACCAACCCGCAATTCCAGCGCTCCGATCTGACGCTCGATGTGATCGCCCGCCTCGCGACCCATCCGCGCATCGGCTACATCAAGGATGCCTCGACCAACACCGCCCGGCTGCTGTCGATCATGAACCGCTGCGGCGACAGCATCAAAGTGTTCTCCGCGTCCGCCCATATCCCGGCGGCGGTGATGCTGATCGGCGGGTTGGGCTGGATGGCCGGTCCGGCCTGCATCATTCCGCGGCAAAGCGTCGAACTCTATAACCTCTGCAAGGCGGCGCGCTGGGATGAGGCGATGGCGCTGCAACGCAAGCTGTGGCGCATCAACGAGGCCTTCGCGCGGTTCAATTTGGCGGCCTGCATCAAGGCGGGCCTCGACATTCAGGGCTACGCGGTCGGCGATCCCGTTCCGCCGCAGGCGGCGCTGACGGCTGACCAGCGCAAGGTGGTCGAGGCAGCACTGCGCGACCTCGCATAG
- the ftsH gene encoding ATP-dependent zinc metalloprotease FtsH, with product MNNKMRFNVGYAIAAIFAVFVIQYFISAASQIAIIPYSEYQQLLKQGKVATVGISDRTVQGTLKEPLSGGQKQFVTTRVDQETAQELEKYNVKFTGQIESTFLRDLLSWVMPVLLFFGLWWYIARRAAEGGGLGGGLMAIGKSKAKIYVEADTGVNFSDVAGVDEAKDELREVVDFLKNPTDYGRLGGRMPKGVLLVGPPGTGKTLLAKAVAGEAKVPFFSISGSEFVEMFVGVGAARVRDLFQQAHQKAPAIIFIDELDALGRARGIGPFAGGHDEKEQTLNQLLVELDGFDSRSGLIILAATNRPEILDPALLRAGRFDRQVLVDRPDKKGRVEILKVHLKKVQLDPGVDVEAVAALTPGFTGADLANLVNEAALLATRRGAKAVAMTDFNNAVERMVAGLEKRNRLLNPKEREIVAYHEMGHALIALSLPGVDPVHKVSIIPRGVGALGYTIQRPIEDRFLMTREELENKMAVLLGGRAAELIVFNHLSTGAADDLRRITDIARSMVTRYGMSEKLGSVAYERDPGNFLAGADRPYPMREREYADETAASVDEEVRAIVDGVFERAQGILKARRAILDRAAKKLLEKETLEQSDLEALIRETPKEALRAI from the coding sequence ATGAACAACAAAATGCGTTTCAATGTCGGCTATGCGATCGCCGCGATCTTTGCCGTTTTTGTGATTCAGTATTTCATTTCCGCGGCCAGCCAGATCGCCATCATTCCCTACAGCGAATATCAGCAGTTGTTGAAGCAGGGAAAGGTCGCGACCGTCGGCATCTCCGACCGCACCGTGCAGGGCACCTTGAAGGAGCCGCTGTCCGGCGGACAAAAGCAGTTCGTCACCACGCGCGTCGATCAGGAGACGGCTCAGGAGCTCGAGAAATACAACGTAAAATTCACCGGCCAGATCGAGAGCACGTTCCTGCGAGACCTGTTGTCATGGGTGATGCCGGTGCTGCTGTTCTTCGGCCTGTGGTGGTACATCGCCAGACGCGCCGCAGAAGGTGGCGGCCTTGGCGGCGGCCTGATGGCGATCGGCAAGAGCAAGGCCAAGATCTATGTCGAGGCCGATACCGGCGTGAACTTTTCCGATGTTGCCGGCGTCGACGAAGCCAAGGACGAACTGCGCGAGGTCGTCGACTTCCTGAAAAACCCGACCGACTACGGGCGGCTCGGGGGCCGCATGCCCAAGGGCGTGTTGCTGGTCGGTCCGCCCGGCACTGGCAAGACCCTGCTGGCCAAGGCTGTCGCCGGCGAAGCCAAGGTCCCATTCTTCTCGATATCCGGTTCGGAGTTCGTCGAGATGTTCGTCGGCGTCGGTGCGGCGCGGGTACGTGATCTGTTTCAGCAGGCGCACCAGAAAGCTCCGGCGATCATCTTCATCGACGAGCTCGATGCGCTGGGACGCGCCCGCGGCATTGGACCCTTTGCAGGCGGGCACGATGAAAAAGAACAGACGCTCAATCAGCTCCTGGTCGAACTCGACGGCTTCGACTCGCGGTCGGGGCTGATCATTCTGGCCGCGACCAACCGGCCGGAAATCCTCGATCCCGCACTGCTGCGTGCCGGCCGCTTCGATCGCCAGGTGCTGGTCGACCGCCCCGACAAGAAGGGCCGTGTTGAAATCCTCAAGGTGCATTTGAAAAAAGTGCAGCTTGATCCGGGCGTCGATGTCGAGGCGGTTGCGGCGCTGACACCGGGTTTCACGGGCGCCGACCTCGCCAACCTGGTCAATGAAGCAGCCCTGCTCGCAACACGCCGCGGCGCCAAAGCGGTCGCGATGACCGACTTCAACAATGCGGTCGAGCGCATGGTTGCGGGACTGGAGAAGCGAAACCGGCTGCTCAATCCGAAAGAGCGCGAGATCGTCGCCTATCACGAGATGGGCCACGCTCTGATTGCGCTGTCGCTGCCCGGTGTCGATCCCGTGCACAAGGTGTCGATCATTCCCAGAGGCGTCGGCGCGCTCGGCTATACCATCCAGCGCCCGATCGAAGATCGCTTCCTGATGACCAGGGAGGAGCTAGAGAACAAGATGGCGGTGCTGCTTGGCGGCCGCGCGGCGGAATTGATCGTGTTCAATCATCTGTCCACCGGTGCCGCCGACGACCTGCGCCGCATCACCGACATCGCCCGCAGCATGGTGACGCGTTATGGCATGTCGGAAAAGCTCGGCAGCGTCGCCTACGAGCGCGACCCCGGCAATTTCCTCGCGGGCGCCGACCGTCCCTACCCCATGCGCGAGCGCGAATATGCCGACGAGACCGCCGCTTCCGTCGACGAAGAGGTCCGCGCAATCGTCGATGGGGTGTTCGAGCGCGCGCAGGGCATCCTGAAAGCGCGACGCGCGATCCTTGATCGGGCGGCGAAAAAACTATTGGAGAAGGAGACCTTGGAGCAGAGCGATCTCGAGGCATTGATCCGCGAAACGCCGAAAGAGGCCTTGCGGGCCATTTAG
- a CDS encoding S1C family serine protease has product MNRRFMLLAAIVAGVLVALTVSNINIRYGPWTNSTARTVDQRGPLSEAERANIELFERVSPSVVQVAARSAVTNPFAEDEGAEAGAAASGTGFVWDNNGHVVTNNHVVQNGREVAVRFASGEVAQASIVGVAPNYDLAVLRIRNPRQLPPPVALGSSNDLKVGQIAFAIGNPFGLDQSLTSGIISALKRRLPTSSGREITNVIQTDTAINPGNSGGPLLDSAGRLIGVNTAIISPSGSSAGIGFAVPVDIVNRVVPELINNGRVPTPGIGIVAASEAVSTRLGVEGVIIVRTAPGSPAERAGIRGVDFGSGALGDIIVQVDGKPVHRLSDLTDQIEQVGAGKSIRISLKRGSQTRDINIDIVDIGRS; this is encoded by the coding sequence ATGAACCGTCGCTTCATGCTCCTTGCAGCCATTGTCGCAGGCGTGTTGGTGGCGCTGACCGTCTCCAATATCAATATTCGCTATGGCCCATGGACCAACTCGACCGCCCGGACCGTCGATCAGCGGGGACCGCTGTCCGAGGCTGAGCGCGCCAACATAGAGCTTTTCGAGCGCGTCTCGCCGTCGGTGGTGCAGGTCGCGGCACGATCCGCTGTCACCAATCCATTCGCCGAGGATGAAGGCGCGGAAGCCGGCGCGGCGGCCTCGGGGACCGGTTTTGTCTGGGACAATAACGGCCACGTCGTCACCAACAATCACGTCGTCCAAAATGGCCGCGAGGTTGCCGTTCGCTTCGCCTCAGGCGAGGTGGCCCAAGCCTCAATCGTCGGCGTGGCGCCGAACTACGACCTCGCGGTGCTGCGGATCAGGAATCCCCGCCAACTGCCACCGCCGGTAGCGCTTGGCAGTTCGAACGATCTCAAGGTCGGTCAAATTGCGTTTGCGATCGGCAACCCGTTCGGTCTCGACCAGTCGCTGACCAGCGGCATCATCAGCGCGCTCAAACGCCGGCTGCCGACCAGCAGTGGCCGTGAGATCACCAACGTGATCCAGACCGATACGGCGATCAATCCCGGCAATTCGGGCGGCCCGCTGCTGGATTCGGCGGGGCGGTTGATCGGCGTCAACACCGCTATCATCTCGCCCTCGGGCTCCAGCGCCGGTATCGGATTCGCGGTCCCGGTCGATATCGTCAATCGCGTGGTCCCCGAGCTCATCAATAACGGCCGCGTGCCGACGCCGGGGATCGGCATTGTCGCCGCCAGCGAGGCCGTTTCGACCAGGTTAGGTGTCGAAGGGGTGATCATCGTGCGCACCGCGCCCGGAAGCCCTGCCGAGCGCGCCGGCATCCGCGGTGTCGATTTCGGCTCGGGTGCACTCGGCGACATCATTGTCCAGGTCGACGGCAAGCCGGTGCACCGGCTTTCCGACCTGACCGACCAGATCGAGCAGGTCGGCGCCGGCAAGAGCATCCGCATCAGCCTGAAACGCGGTTCACAGACGCGCGATATCAACATCGACATCGTGGACATCGGCCGCAGCTGA
- a CDS encoding xanthine dehydrogenase family protein molybdopterin-binding subunit has product MNILPGNIRFGAGQPVKRLEDQRLLTGKGQFIDDKPEEGALWLYVLRSPHAHARIKSIDTRAALDMAGVEAVYTGADLVKDDIGTLPTLAIFKRPDGKPMTVPPRRLLAHEIVRYAGEAVAAVVASSRVLAQTAAEAIEIDYEVLPSVVDPVEAVKSGAPAVWPEAPDNIVAAMSYGDAAKVEEAFANAAHKVSLDLVSQRLVPSAMEPRSTIAEIEKKTGRLILHVQSQTPGSTRDLLAESILKRPKESVRVLVGDIGGGFGQKTSLYPEDGIVAYAATKLNRKVRWRGDRTDEFVGGTHGRDLTSTGEFALDAKGRVLAYRVRSIGGTGAYSSGTANIIPLVLGPFVQTGVYDLPLVHFEVKSVMTNTAPVGAYRGAGRPEAVFIVERLMDAAARQIGMDPRTIRKVNYIKPAQLPYTNAVGQVYDSGAFAHMLSRASELSDWDGFAARKKAAKKKGLLYGRGLTSYIEWTGGRAHTEKVGLHATAEGRIILHSGTMAMGQGLQTTYTQMVSDTLGIPMDKIDVVQGDTDLATGFGSVGSRSLFVGGTAVAVSSNDMINKAREKASNVLETSIEDIEYRDGWLTVVGTDKRISLFEIAKNENGARLSVDSEGEVDGPSWPNGTHICEVEIDPETGVSKVVRYTTVDDVGIAVNPMLVTGQVHGGVAQGIGQALYEGVAYSEEGQLLTASYQDYCVPRADDIPPIIVTLDDSAPCRTNPLGAKGCGESGAIGGPPCVTNGVMDALSELGIKQLNTPLTPAKVWQAIRDARAG; this is encoded by the coding sequence ATGAACATTCTTCCCGGCAATATACGTTTTGGTGCGGGCCAGCCGGTCAAGCGTTTGGAAGACCAGAGACTGCTCACCGGGAAGGGGCAGTTCATCGACGACAAGCCCGAGGAGGGCGCGCTGTGGCTCTATGTGCTGCGCTCGCCCCATGCCCACGCCAGGATCAAGTCGATCGACACCAGGGCCGCGCTTGATATGGCCGGGGTGGAGGCCGTCTACACCGGTGCGGATTTGGTGAAGGACGATATCGGCACCCTGCCTACTCTCGCGATCTTCAAGCGGCCGGACGGCAAGCCGATGACGGTGCCGCCGCGGCGGCTGCTGGCCCATGAAATCGTGCGCTATGCCGGCGAGGCGGTGGCGGCAGTGGTCGCGTCATCGCGGGTGCTGGCGCAGACGGCGGCCGAGGCGATCGAAATCGACTACGAGGTGTTGCCCTCCGTGGTCGATCCCGTCGAGGCGGTGAAATCAGGTGCACCCGCGGTGTGGCCCGAGGCGCCCGACAACATCGTGGCCGCCATGAGCTATGGCGATGCCGCCAAGGTCGAAGAAGCGTTTGCAAACGCGGCGCATAAAGTCTCGCTCGATCTGGTCAGCCAGCGGCTGGTGCCTTCGGCGATGGAGCCACGCTCGACGATCGCCGAGATCGAGAAGAAAACCGGCCGGTTGATCCTGCATGTGCAGTCGCAAACCCCGGGCTCAACCCGTGATCTGCTCGCCGAATCCATCCTGAAGCGGCCGAAGGAGAGTGTCCGCGTGCTGGTCGGCGATATCGGCGGCGGCTTTGGCCAGAAGACGAGCCTCTATCCCGAGGACGGCATCGTCGCTTACGCCGCCACCAAGCTGAACAGGAAGGTCCGCTGGCGCGGCGACCGCACCGACGAGTTCGTCGGCGGCACCCATGGCCGCGATCTCACTTCGACCGGCGAATTCGCGCTCGACGCCAAAGGCCGCGTGCTCGCCTATCGGGTGCGCTCTATCGGCGGCACCGGAGCCTACTCGTCGGGGACCGCGAACATCATTCCGCTGGTGCTCGGCCCGTTCGTGCAGACCGGCGTCTACGACCTGCCGCTGGTGCATTTCGAAGTGAAGTCGGTGATGACCAACACCGCGCCGGTCGGCGCCTATCGCGGCGCCGGGCGGCCCGAGGCGGTGTTCATCGTCGAGCGGCTGATGGATGCCGCCGCGCGGCAGATCGGCATGGACCCGCGCACCATCCGCAAGGTGAACTACATCAAGCCTGCGCAACTGCCTTACACCAATGCGGTCGGCCAAGTGTACGATTCCGGCGCCTTCGCGCACATGCTGTCGCGCGCCTCGGAGCTTTCGGACTGGGACGGCTTTGCCGCGCGCAAGAAGGCGGCGAAGAAGAAGGGCCTGCTCTATGGCCGCGGCCTCACCAGCTACATCGAATGGACCGGCGGGCGCGCGCACACCGAAAAGGTCGGCCTGCATGCCACTGCAGAAGGCCGCATCATCCTGCATTCCGGCACCATGGCGATGGGGCAGGGCCTGCAGACCACCTACACCCAGATGGTATCCGACACGCTCGGCATCCCCATGGACAAGATCGACGTGGTGCAGGGCGACACCGATCTGGCGACTGGCTTCGGCAGCGTCGGCTCGCGCTCGCTGTTCGTCGGCGGCACGGCGGTCGCGGTTTCGAGCAATGACATGATCAACAAGGCGCGCGAGAAGGCCTCGAACGTGCTCGAAACCTCCATCGAGGATATTGAGTATCGCGACGGCTGGCTGACGGTGGTCGGCACCGACAAGCGCATCAGCCTGTTCGAAATCGCGAAGAATGAAAACGGCGCGCGACTGTCCGTCGATTCCGAAGGCGAAGTCGACGGGCCAAGCTGGCCCAACGGCACGCATATCTGCGAAGTCGAGATCGATCCCGAAACCGGCGTCAGCAAGGTGGTGCGCTACACTACCGTCGACGACGTCGGCATCGCGGTCAACCCGATGCTGGTGACCGGCCAGGTGCATGGCGGCGTCGCCCAGGGCATTGGGCAGGCGCTCTATGAGGGCGTCGCCTACAGCGAGGAAGGCCAGCTATTGACCGCGAGCTACCAGGATTACTGCGTGCCGCGCGCCGACGACATCCCGCCGATTATCGTGACGCTGGATGATTCCGCGCCGTGCCGCACCAATCCGCTCGGCGCCAAGGGTTGCGGCGAGTCCGGCGCGATCGGCGGCCCGCCTTGCGTCACCAACGGTGTGATGGATGCCTTGAGCGAACTCGGCATCAAGCAGCTCAATACCCCGCTGACCCCCGCCAAGGTCTGGCAGGCGATCCGGGATGCGAGGGCGGGGTAA
- a CDS encoding acyl-CoA dehydrogenase family protein, translated as MDLAFNAEERAFEQEVREFIAANLTPEMKRATALTPSVFSDPDIGMAWQRALHKKGWGAPGWPVDHGGPDWTPSQRWIFEAECARAGVPNVNVMGVKMVGPVIIGFGSPEQKNFYLPRILSGEDYWCQGYSEPGSGSDLSSLKTRAVRDGDDYIVNGTKIWTTHAHYANRMFALVRTNETERQQDGISFILIDMKTPGITTRPILTIGGDHEVNQVFFDDVRVPVANRVGEEGKGWTYGKYLLEFERGAGIASAKLRDALKTISDLAESDATGCAIDDPDIAVRMSEIEVDIDTLEMTELRVLSALQTGQNPGAVSSLLKLRVSEIRQAVTRLGVDVIGNDGLYVEPVRPLYRLNEAPGIPEELLPVVPEYLNGRAYTIFGGSSEIQRDIVAKMVLGL; from the coding sequence ATGGATCTTGCTTTCAACGCTGAAGAGCGCGCCTTCGAGCAGGAGGTGCGCGAATTCATCGCGGCCAATCTCACGCCGGAAATGAAACGCGCCACCGCGCTGACGCCGTCGGTATTCTCCGATCCTGACATCGGCATGGCCTGGCAGCGCGCGCTGCACAAGAAGGGTTGGGGCGCGCCGGGTTGGCCGGTCGACCATGGCGGCCCCGACTGGACCCCGTCGCAGCGCTGGATCTTTGAGGCCGAATGCGCCCGCGCCGGCGTGCCCAATGTGAACGTGATGGGCGTCAAGATGGTCGGCCCCGTCATCATCGGCTTCGGTTCGCCCGAGCAGAAGAACTTTTACCTGCCGCGAATTCTCTCCGGCGAGGACTATTGGTGCCAGGGCTATTCCGAGCCGGGCTCCGGCTCCGACCTGTCGTCGCTGAAGACCCGCGCCGTGCGCGATGGCGACGACTACATCGTCAACGGCACCAAGATCTGGACCACGCATGCCCATTACGCCAACCGCATGTTCGCGCTGGTGCGCACCAACGAGACCGAGCGGCAGCAGGACGGCATCTCTTTCATCCTGATCGACATGAAGACCCCGGGCATCACGACGCGGCCGATTCTCACCATCGGCGGCGACCATGAGGTCAACCAGGTGTTCTTCGACGATGTGCGCGTGCCTGTCGCGAACCGCGTCGGCGAGGAAGGCAAAGGCTGGACCTACGGCAAGTACCTGCTCGAGTTCGAGCGTGGCGCCGGCATCGCCTCGGCCAAATTGCGCGACGCGCTGAAGACGATTTCCGATCTTGCCGAATCCGACGCCACCGGCTGCGCCATCGACGATCCCGATATCGCAGTGCGGATGTCCGAGATCGAGGTCGATATCGATACCCTTGAAATGACCGAACTGCGGGTGCTGTCGGCGTTGCAGACCGGACAAAATCCCGGCGCCGTGTCGTCACTGCTAAAACTGCGCGTCAGCGAAATCCGCCAGGCCGTGACGCGGCTCGGCGTCGACGTGATCGGCAATGACGGCCTCTATGTCGAGCCGGTGCGGCCGCTTTACCGGCTCAACGAGGCGCCAGGCATCCCCGAGGAATTGCTCCCCGTCGTGCCGGAATATCTCAACGGCCGGGCGTATACGATCTTCGGCGGCTCGTCGGAGATCCAGCGGGATATCGTGGCGAAGATGGTGTTGGGGTTGTAG